The genomic window NNNNNNNNNNNNNNNNNNNNNNNNNNNNNNNNNNNNNNNNNNNNNNNNNNNNNNNNNNNNNNNNNNNNNNNNNNNNNNNNNNNNNNNNNNNNNNNNNNNNNNNNNNNNNNNNNNNNNNNNNNNNNNNNNNNNNNNNNNNNNNNNNNNNNNNNNNNNNNNNNNNNNNNNNNNNNNNNNNNNNNNNNNNNNNNNNNNNNNNNNNNNNNNNNNNNNNNNNNNNNNNNNNNNNNNNNNNNNNNNNNNNNNNNNNNNNNNNNNNNNNNNNNNNNNNNNNNNNNNNNNNNNNNNNNNNNNNNNNNNNNNNNNNNNNNNNNNNNNNNNNNNNNNNNNNNNNNNNNNNNNNNNNNNNNNNNNNNNNNNNNNNNNNNNNNNNNNNNNNNNNNNNNNNNNNNNNNNNNNNNNNNNNNNNNNNNNNNNNNNNNNNNNNNNNNNNNNNNNNNNNNNNNNNNNNNNNNNNNNNNNNNNNNNNNNNNNNNNNNNNNNNNNNNNNNNNNNNNNNNNNNNNNNNNNNNNNNNNNNNNNNNNNNNNNNNNNNNNNNNNNNNNNNNNNNNNNNNNNNNNNNNNNNNNNNNNNNNNNNNNNNNNNNNNNNNNNNNNNNNNNNNNNNNNNNNNNNNNNNNNNNNNNNNNNNNNNNNNNNNNNNNNNNNNNNNNNNNNNNNNNNNNNNNNNNNNNNNNNNNNNNNNNNNNNNNNNNNNNNNNNNNNNNNNNNNNNNNNNNNNNNNNNNNNNNNNNNNNNNNNNNNNNNNNNNNNNNNNNNNNNNNNNNNNNNNNNNNNNNNNNNNNNNNNNNNNNNNNNNNNNNNNNNNNNNNNNNNNNNNNNNNNNNNNNNNNNNNNNNNNNNNNNNNNNNNNNNNNNNNNNNNNNNNNNNNNNNNNNNNNNNNNNNNNNNNNNNNNNNNNNNNNNNNNNNNNNNNNNNNNNNNNNNNNNNNNNNNNNNNNNNNNNNNNNNNNNNNNNNNNNNNNNNNNNNNNNNNNNNNNNNNNNNNNNNNNNNNNNNNNNNNNNNNNNNNNNNNNNNNNNNNNNNNNNNNNNNNNNNNNNNNNNNNNNNNNNNNNNNNNNNNNNNNNNNNNNNNNNNNNNNNNNNNNNNNNNNNNNNNNNNNNNNNNNNNNNNNNNNNNNNNNNNNNNNNNNNNNNNNNNNNNNNNNNNNNNNNNNNNNNNNNNNNNNNNNNNNNNNNNNNNNNNNNNNNNNNNNNNNNNNNNNNNNNNNNNNNNNNNNNNNNNNNNNNNNNNNNNNNNNNNNNNNNNNNNNNNNNNNNNNNNNNNNNNNNNNNNNNNNNNNNNNNNNNNNNNNNNNNNNNNNNNNNNNNNNNNNNNNNNNNNNNNNNNNNNNNNNNNNNNNNNNNNNNNNNNNNNNNNNNNNNNNNNNNNNNNNNNNNNNNNNNNNNNNNNNNNNNNNNNNNNNNNNNNNNNNNNNNNNNNNNNNNNNNNNNNNNNNNNNNNNNNNNNNNNNNNNNNNNNNNNNNNNNNNNNNNNNNNNNNNNNNNNNNNNNNNNNNNNNNNNNNNNNNNNNNNNNNNNNNNNNNNNNNNNNNNNNNNNNNNNNNNNNNNNNNNNNNNNNNNNNNNNNNNNNNNNNNNNNNNNNNNNNNNNNNNNNNNNNNNNNNNNNNNNNNNNNNNNNNNNNNNNNNNNNNNNNNNNNNNNNNNNNNNNNNNNNNNNNNNNNNNNNNNNNNNNNNNNNNNNNNNNNNNNNNNNNNNNNNNNNNNNNNNNNNNNNNNNNNNNNNNNNNNNNNNNNNNNNNNNNNNNNNNNNNNNNNNNNNNNNNNNNNNNNNNNNNNNNNNNNNNNNNNNNNNNNNNNNNNNNNNNNNNNNNNNNNNNNNNNNNNNNNNNNNNNNNNNNNNNNNNNNNNNNNNNNNNNNNNNNNNNNNNNNNNNNNNNNNNNNNNNNNNNNNNNNNNNNNNNNNNNNNNNNNNNNNNNNNNNNNNNNNNNNNNNNNNNNNNNNNNNNNNNNNNNNNNNNNNNNNtaattaactttactcaataaaactatatttttatcaaaccttttgaaaatattttttactattactttatataattaattaacttcTTTAAATCTCCGAACTTAAGACAAATCTCAATCACAACCTCAATTCTCAGTCACCTCAATACACAAACTAATAGCACAGGAAACAGATCAATGCATAAACAAATAGcaataagacaaacagcacaatcacataGAGACAAGATAAGCAAATataatcaaatgcaaatgtgcaaacaataatgatgcatgtctagtcctatcgcaggtaatgagctcatttgtcgatttcgacccgcacccgacgcaatccgactcgcaagtcagataNNNNNNNNNNNNNNNNNNNNNNNNNNNNNNNNNNNNNNNNNNNNNNNNNNNNNNNNNNNNNNNNNNNNNNNNNNNNNNNNNNNNNNNNNNNNNNNNNNNNNNNNNNNNNNNNNNNNNNNNNNNNNNNNNNNNNNNNNNNNNNNNNNNNNNNNNNNNNNNNNNNNNNNNNNNNNNNNNNNNNNNNNNNNNNNNNNNNNNNNNNNNNNNNNNNNNNNNNNNNNNNNNNNNNNNNNNNNNNNNNNNNNNNNNNNNNNNNNNNNNNNNNNNNNNNNNNNNNNNNNNNNNNNNNNNNNNNNNNNNNNNNNNNNNNNNNNNNNNNNNNNNNNNNNNNNNNNNNNNNNNNNNNNNNNNNNNNNNNNNNNNNNNNNNNNNNNNNNNNNNNNNNNNNNNNNNNNNNNNNNNNNNNNNNNNNNNNNNNNNNNNNNNNNNNNNNNNNNNNNNNNNNNNNNNNNNNNNNNNNNNNNNNNNNNNNNNNNNNNNNNNNNNNNNNNNNNNNNNNNNNNNNNNNNNNNNNNNNNNNNNNNNNNNNNNNNNNNNNNNNNNNNNNNNNNNNNNNNNNNNNNNNNNNNNNNNNNNNNNNNNNNNNNNNNNNNNNNNNNNNNNNNNNNNNNNNNNNNNNNNNNNNNNNNNNNNNNNNNNNNNNNNNNNNNNNNNNNNNNNNNNNNNNNNNNNNNNNNNNNNNNNNNNNNNNNNNNNNNNNNNNNNNNNNNNNNNNNNNNNNNNNNNNNNNNNNNNNNNNNNNNNNNNNNNNNNNNNNNNNNNNNNNNNNNNNNNNNNNNNNNNNNNNNNNNNNNNNNNNNNNNNNNNNNNNNNNNNNNNNNNNNNNNNNNNNNNNNNNNNNNNNNNNNNNNNNNNNNNNNNNNNNNNNNNNNNNNNNNNNNNNNNNNNNNNNNNNNNNNNNNNNNNNNNNNNNNNNNNNNNNNNNNNNNNNNNNNNNNNNNNNNNNNNNNNNNNNNNNNNNNNNNNNNNNNNNNNNNNNNNNNNNNNNNNNNNNNNNNNNNNNNNNNNNNNNNNNNNNNNNNNNNNNNNNNNNNNNNNNNNNNNNNNNNNNNNNNNNNNNNNNNNNNNNNNNNNNNNNNNNNNNNNNNNNNNNNNNNNNNNNNNNNNNNNNNNNNNNNNNNNNNNNNNNNNNNNNNNNNNNNNNNNNNNNNNNNNNNNNNNNNNNNNNNNNNNNNNNNNNNNNNNNNNNNNNNNNNNNNNNNNNNNNNNNNNNNNNNNNNNNNNNNNNNNNNNNNNNNNNNNNNNNNNNNNNNNNNNNNNNNNNNNNNNNNNNNNNNNNNNNNNNNNNNNNNNNNNNNNNNNNNNNNNNNNNNNNNNNNNNNNNNNNNNNNNNNNNNNNNNNNNNNNNNNNNNNNNNNNNNNNNNNNNNNNNNNNNNNNNNNNNNNNNNNNNNNNNNNNNNNNNNNNNNNNNNNNNNNNNNNNNNNNNNNNNNNNNNNNNNNNNNNNNNNNNNNNNNNNNNNNNNNNNNNNNNNNNNNNNNNNNNNNNNNNNNNNNNNNNNNNNNNNNNNNNNNNNNNNNNNNNNNNNNNNtaacaaaaataattttttttaaaattacatctcaatataatataataatttataaatagtcaattatttaatttttaaaaatttggggTCTTATATTTGTAACCCATGTAAAACAAAGTGAAGTAAACTGGGATAGGCAAAGGTGGTGATGGTTGTTGGTGAGATGATGGTGAACGGTTAGGAATTGGAGATGAGTAGGATTAGAGTTAGAGgttgaattaaattaaaataaaaaaaagtatttgaAATACTAGCGGTTCAACAGGCACGACCTGTTCAAccgcttttctattgtttttaagaaattaattctattttttgttaatatatcattcactttttaaattttttagataagtgttttttattttaatattaacgtgactttatttatatcatattttattaaaattaaaattactataaaaatattttagtaggaagttattggatttttcaaaacaaattttctGACTATTTTGTCCTTATAATTTACTTTATGAAATGGTTTCTTATAAGGTTAATATAGTCCAAAAAAATTGGACACTAAAGTCATAGTCAACCTTTTGTATTggttttatatattgttatagataataTTAATTTCATGACTAACCTCATCGAACCGTAATCGGTCGATCGATACCCTCTAGTACAGGACCCTGTCCTGATGTTGATCTCTACTCTGCTGCTGCAATTCAACCAACCTGACAGTAACAGAGATATATACAATTCATTAACTAACAAACCATGCGAATTAACAACAATGTTTAACgcgaaatgaaaaagtaatattTGGTTACCTCGCAGCTAACAGATACTGGTAGACTCCTCTATTTGGTGGACACCACTGAGAAAATCTCTGGTAAATCCAATTCATCAACAGCGGAGTACAATCGGCGATGTCCGTGACGTCCCGCTGTGCCACCAAACAGAGTGACTGGTAAGTCCAGGCCAGCACAGCAGAACCCCAAGATAACATCCTACACTCCCCGAAGTCCCGGAGAAGCAGTAGCCACCGTACGTGAACTAGGTTGTTGGACTTGTCTGTCAATAGATACCCTCCAATCAGTAACATAATATAGCATCGGGCATACTGTCGGAGGGTCTCAGGATCGTCGGTCGGGGGCATTTGGCAGACACGATCACGCAACCAAACCAGCTTTAGCGTGAACGACTCCTTCCTCTGCGCAGCCTGCTGTGCCGCTACCGGAGGCCTGACACCAAGCAGTTGCTCAACCATGGCCCACGTCTCCGTGCCGTACCACCTACCAAAGTCACGAAGGCACCCCCCCAACGGGGTTCCCGTGTGCACGTAGGTCTAGGTGGTACACCACGTCTTGCAGGGTGATAGTGACCTCACCCCACGGAAGATGAAACGTGTGCATCTCCGAACGCCATCGCTCAACGAGTGCCGAAATCAGGGAATTGTCAAATGTGAAGTCCTTGAGGGGCACCGTGTCACCGAATCCGGCCTCAGCCAGATACGGGACGATGGCGTCCGGTGGAGGAAGGGTATGGCTAACTCGCTGGGGCAGTAGAAGGCGAGGCCTCTgcagaatgaaaaaaaaaaagatttttaacTTATAAAgagataataataaatttttgtacTCTACTTAAGAACAAAGTACTACTACTACTTAGGAACATACTACCATGTGTCTACTCTGCAGATGTCTCTAAATTACTTATTTCGGTAAGCAAATCCTAATTAAGTCATACCAATCTTACACAAGCAAATATTGTTTCAAATTCATCATACAGTCCAATCCCTAAAGCATTTTAATCAATGCTTGTCACTACCAGACTACCCTAACAATTTTCACATACTTAGATTAACCGAACATAACGTAACTAACCTCGAAGTCGGCCGCCCTGGCGTAATGCGACATCTCGTTTAGTCTGTTGATGTTCCCATCGTTCCCGCCTGACGTGCCATCACCGTATCGGACTCAAATATGCATGGTAGGAAAGGGTAAAAAGAGGGGAGAAAGAGTTTGACTaagtcaaaatagggtccaagaACAGGGTGTAAACGACTTATACTTATAGGCGTCGTTCGGTCTTATCTTGTTTACAATATAAACGAGATAGCAACGTTGCAGTTGACGtatcatatctcgtttacactgtaaacgagatatgactgGAGAACGTAAAtcgataaatatttttaaaaatatttatttcagtaattaatatataaatataatatataatatagctatattttaattttaattttaatttaatttaaatacaatTAGAGAATGTTATGttgtatattttgattgtcaaattcgtAATTaatcattgataatgatatataagagagatagagtaaatgaaaaaatgaaagaaatagagaaaggaagagagaagagaggagagttctttaattttggagggaaaaatttgatttcaattgcaatgagagaatgacatgtggcacattttggccttaaaattagaaatatataatagataataaatGTCATCATGTgagtattttctatttatttatcttaAAAAGTATGAAAAGTTATTTTTACTACATCCTTGTTGATATGTGATACACGTCACTCAGCTCAAAGACTTTAAAAAAGAATTCGAACTAATGGATATATTTTGTTCTAAATATGAACATGCTCAACAAGTTGAAATGtttgaaaataactaaataaggtTTTCTCGTATAAAGAAATTAAAGTAGCAAGATTAGAAAGTTAAAACGTTTAATAAAATCTTACTTTATTTACGTAAAAATCATATAATGAAAATAATAAGATTAGAAATTAGCCACCCTAAAATTATTACCAGATACACTCTTTTCGTTTTGTCAAAGTGATTAAGTATTAATTAATTGGAATATTAGTATGAGAAgtagtttttttattttgactTAAATAAAGTAGGAATTATAAATTGAAGAAGTATTTCTATcagtaatatttttatttttattttttaaaaaaattagtaggTATTTAAAGCATAATTTGAATCATGCTTTGGCTCAACTTGATTAAGTTGGGTTAACAATAGAATATGTGATATAAATCTTTTCAATTTTGTTCTTAAACCATCATAATTGGATAATAACAAGCTAGGTCTCGACAATTTAAATCTTCATGCcatctctaattttttatttatgtagaaGCAAAAatttacctatatttatttaacaaaaaaagataaaaacgataatatttttttctaatgaATCTATCTATTTGTCAAGTAATatgaaataaatataattattttatattttatatgttataaataaaaataatggtaATTCACGCAAAGAAATAAGATGCAAACCAATATTATATGGATATGTCTTAAAACCAAATATTTTATATGTACGTCTGAATTTAGAGTctattttatataaattgaaaCTATTAAACTCAATTTAGGGTCATTTCATgtaattaaatcaaataaaataaagtcgATTTATCTTAGTACGCAGTATATCGAATGtaatagattcgatttactataaTATGTAGTAAATTGAATGAAGTAGTTTCAATTCACCAGGCGGGAAGATGCAAACCATAATATTTGAAATTGTCCAAGATAAATCGAATGAACAAGCTTTGATTTAGTGGTTGTGATGCCCTAGTAAATTAATTTAATGGATTTGTTTTTATAATTCCTAGCTTTGTCATTgatattgattaaaaaaaaaatttaaggatCAATTATAATATAAGTTAGGGATAATTATTGTTTTGATCCCTAAAGtttagggtcaaaatcaaaatcgttcctgatcttattttttatttaaaatcatcaccaatattttatttagtattaaaatTGTCCTTTCGGACAATTATACCCTCCTATAATCATCTCCATCACAACCCCTTATTCTTATTCCCAGTgtcagaagagagagagaaattgaGACTCAGAGAGACATAGAGAAGCAGAGACACGGAGAGAAGGAAGCCTCGCTACGCCTAGCCGTTGCCGTCGCGACTCACCCTCACCATCGCCATCGCTGCACCACGACTCCCCATCGCCAGCACCGAGACTCCCCCACGTACCGTCACCCATCGCATTCGCAGCGTCGCACCTGACCCTCGCCCTCCTCGTGTTTGTCGTCGTCGGAgaggtgatggtggtggtggtggtagtcaTGTTCCTCGCGTtttcaaatttctaatttttttgttcattaCAATCCCTACtttcttaatttttgttcttaatttgtgCTCTTGTTCTTCATATATATAATCACGCACAATTATAAATGAAGAAACAAGAGTTTGATTTGTAGCGTGAGATATTAAGACAGTGAAAGGTGTGAGGTTGGTTATTTTTGAATCTCCATGAAAGACAAAGCAGCAAGAACAATTAAACATAGAAGTTATTTTGCTTCTTCCATTTTTTAAGGTTGTTGTGTTTCATGTGTTTGAATAGCAGGGGTTGGAAGAAAACCAGGGGAGCTATTTTTAAAGGTTGCTGTGTttcatatatattaattatatgttCCTGATAAttgtatttataaattttttattcttgtaATTAGAGATGAATTTGGAGATTTTTTATTCTAGTTAGTTGGATCTAAGTTATAAATTTTgttaattgaagaagaagataaaagttTTGTTATTTGACGAAGAAGAAGACGACGAAGAAGAAGAGTGAAACGTGGGAAAGGGAGagtatttttgtcatttaaaaaaatattttatttaaaaaagattatTATAATACGAAATAAAATGTTAAAgatgattttaaatttaaaataaggtcagagacgattttgattttaaacCTAAACTTTAGAGACCAAAACAATATTTATCCGATCCCTATAAATTAACTAAGCCattcttctcttatttttcattttgaaatttgaaaaaattagaataatgatattttttttgtaaGAAACTTGTTTTTCAACTAATTGGTTTTCCTAGAAAAACAAAAATTAggaaaaagaatataaaaaattaaattggcTTTGAAGAACTTCGAAAATTGCATTGGCGATGTGCTCTGGGCACCCTTGTTTCTTTATAAAAAATTTGTAACTTGGAGAGAAAAAAAGCATTGTGGTGAAGACAACGCAAAAGAGAAATAACTGAAGGAAGAGAGGTGAGGATAATGACTCAGAAAAAGCAAGATTGAGATGAAGAAGAGGAATAAGAAAGATTGTCGTTGAACTTGAAGTAATGATTTTTTATGGTTGGGAAGGTGAGACCATTGTAGCCCCTATTGAGAGGGCCAAGCTGCATGCTTTTTGCATATACAAGACAGCGATGATGTGGATATTATTTTGAGTGGGTGTCACAAATTAAAGGGCATGTTTGATTGTAGTGTTCTATCTTTTTCTGGCATTCTTTCCGATATCCATTGGTATTTGTAACCCATGTAGAACAAAGTGAAGTAAACTGGGATGGGCAAAGGTGGTGATGGTTGTTGGTGAGATGATGGTGAAAGGTTAGGAATTGGAGATGAGTAGGATTAGAGTTAGAAGttagattaaattaaaataaaaagtatttgaaaagtttaaataattatataactaGGAGGCTATGAAGAAAAGATAAGCAAAACAATAACCATCACCACACTCGAAGCGTCAAAGATAGAAAATGTCGTATACggaaacaatatatatataagatttggaatatatatataataaatactaATTTCGACCTGCGAAAAAAAAGGCCGGTTAGATTATTACAAAACTAGAAAAGTATACAAAGTAAGATCTTGCTTCTCTAAAATAAAATCTCTAGGAGGAATATACAATAATATTTTCAAAAGTAGAGAATAAATACTAAGCTAAGCCACAAAATACAACTCAAAACACAAGTCTTCTTCGCTTCGTTAAAAGAGTTCTACACACTCAACGAGATGCATCACGCCCTATATCTGAAAAACAGAAATTTTCATAACGGGTGAGAACTCGAAGGTTCCTAGTAGGATAATAGTTCCAAATATAGATTATATAAAGAGAGATGTGTAGGATTACAAGTGTttataacacgcagcggaagtaataaagtaatcctattgatctattttgtgcttaaaattttattgaaataaGATGGGTTAGATGCCAATACCTGAGTACCCTAGTGAAACTTTCTCCTTCAATAGTACGAAGGTACTAtgtgtatccacaccgagactgaTCCTtgttgtcaactccttgaccaatggatttAATTGAGAAATTTCTTACAACTCCTTGCACCAGCAATTCTTCACTAAGAATTGGAATATTTGTGTATGTGGAGGTAAAAGAGAAAACTtgtgttttctttcttttatcatatacacatatatagtatgagattggtgactgatttgtgaatcaaattacaacttaatttgaaacaaaatcaGTTAGGATCTTATCCATAATTAAAACTCATCatagaataaataattatttaattattaaataattatttaatattctcaattatcatattattatattcatggtgctagcaaagaatataataatattacatttgaattaatataattatttatttgatctaatcaaaataataattaaatgattatttaccaagGATTAGAACACTCGTAGTGTGtgacccataggttcaatactaagcgggtaataaattagtcatactaaatttactatgTCAAAAATACAAGAATACGGTatgattgtcaaactctaacttgttaccattattataatgaattatgaatgactTAAGAAATTTATTTCTTAATTCATTCAAACCCCTTGGCCAAGGCATTATTTGTTTCATTCATTATAATCGTAGAGCTCAAACTCATTACCGTAGTTGATGGATTCCattttgactaatcattaattctacaagtatttaaatcatgcCCAATGTCCATTCAACTAACACCgcagggtattaggtgtccggaatcaaagtataaaaaatacattgttaattactatgatagtcgcaggtcaaaggaaaattctaatattatgttcatcataagaatatcctattgacaaatatacggtaattataaccattaggaattcttagagtgagtcagttcaatggttatatctctatatataccatttatatatataatttaataaatgagatctattaatcttcatccaatgaagactattatatatatatNNNNNNNNNNNNNNNNNNNNNNNNNNNNNNNNNNNNNNNNNNNNNNNNNNNNNNNNNNNNNNNNNNNNNNNNNNNNNNNNNNNNNNNNNNNNNNNNNNNNNNNNNNNNNNNNNNNNNNNNNNNNNNNNNNNNNNNNNNNNNNNNNNNNNNNNNNNNNNNNNNNNNNNNNNNNNNNNNNNNNNNNNNNNNNNNNNNNNNNNNNNNNNNNNNNNNNNNNNNNNNNNNNNNNNNNNNNNNNNNNNNNNNNNNNNNNNNNNNNNNNNNNNNNNNNNNNNNNNNNNNNNNNNNNNNNNNNNNNNNNNNNNNNNNNNNNNNNNNNNNNNNNNNNNNNNNNNNNNNNNNNNNNNNNNNNNNNNNNNNNNNNNNNNNNNNNNNNNNNNNNNNNNNNNNNNNNNNNNNNNNNNNNNNNNNNNNNNNNNNNNNNNNNNNNNNNNNNNNNNNNNNNNNNNNNNNNNNNNNNNNNNNNNNNNNNNNNNNNNNNNNNNNNNNNNNNNNNNNNNNNNNNNNNNNNNNNNNNNNNNNNNNNNNNNNNNNNNNNNNNNNNNNNNNNNNNNNNNNNNNNNNNNNNNNNNNNNNNNNNNNNNNNNNNNNNNNNNNNNNNNNNNNNNNNNNNNNNNNNNNNNNNNNNNNNNNNNNNNNNNNNNNNNNNNNNNNNNNNNNNNNNNNNNNNNNNNNNNNNNNNNNNNNNNNNNNNNNNNNNNNNNNNNNNNNNNNNNNNNNNNNNNNNNNNNNNNNNNNNNNNNNNNNNNNNNNNNNNNNNNNNNNNNNNNNNNNNNNNNNNNNNNNNNNNNNNNNNNNNNNNNNNNNNNNNNNNNNNNNNNNNNNNNNNNNNNNNNNNNNNNNNNNNNNNNNNNNNNNNNNNNNNNNNNNNNNNNNNNNNNNNNNNNNNNNNNNNNNNNNNNNNNNNNNNNNNNNNNNNNNNNNNNNNNNNNNNNNNNNNNNNNNNNNNNNNNNNNNNNNNNNNNNNNNNNNNNNNNNNNNNNNNNNNNNNNNNNNNNNNNNNNNNNNNNNNNNNNNNNNNNNNNNNNNNNNNNNNNNNNNNNNNNNNNNNNNNNNNNNNNNNNNNNNNNNNNNNNNNNNNNNNNNNNNNNNNNNNNNNNNNNNNNNNNNNNNNNNNNNNNNNNNNNNNNNNNNNNNNNNNNNNNNNNNNNNNNNNNNNNNNNNNNNNNNNNNNNNNNNNNNNNNNNNNNNNNNNNNNNNNNNNNNNNNNNNNNNNNNNNNNNNNNNNNNNNNNNNNNNNNNNNNNNNNNNNNNNNNNNNNNNNNNNNNNNNNNNNNNNNNNNNNNNNNNNNNNNNNNNNNNNNNNNNNNNNNNNNNNNNNNNNNNNNNNNNNNNNNNNNNNNNNNNNNNNNNNNNNNNNNNNNNNNNNNNNNNNNNNNNNNNNNNNNNNNNNNNNNNNNNNNNNNNNNNNNNNNNNNNNNNNNNNNNNNNNNNNNNNNNNNNNNNNNNNNNNNNNNNNNNNNNNNNNNNNNNNNNNNNNNNNNNNNNNNNNNNNNNNNNNNNNNNNNNNNNNNNNNNNNNNNNNNNNNNNNNNNNNNNNNNNNNNNNNNNNNNNNNNNNNNNNNNNNNNNNNNNNNNNNNNNNNNNNNNNNNNNNNNNNNNNNNNNNNNNNNNNNNNNNNNNNNNNNNNNNNNNNNNNNNNNNNNNNNNNNNNNNNNNNNNNNNNNNNNNNNNNNNNNNNNNNNNNNNNNNNNNNNNNNNNNNNNNNNNNNNNNNNNNNNNNNNNNNNNNNNNNNNNNNNNNNNNNNNNNNNNNNNNNNNNNNNNNNNNNNNNNNNNNNNNNNNNNNNNNNNNNNNNNNNNNNNNNNNNNNNNNNNNNNNNNNNNNNNNNNNNNNNNNNNNNNNNNNNNNNNNNNNNNNNNNNNNNNNNNNNNNNNNNNNNNNNNNNNNNNNNNNNNNNNNNNNNNNNNNNNNNNNNNNNNNNNNNNNNNNNNNNNNNNNNNNNNNNNNNNNNNNNNNNNNNNNNNNNNNNNNNNNNNNNNNNNNNNNNNNNNNNNNNNNNNNNNNNNNNNNNNNNNNNNNNNNNNNNNNNNNNNNNNNNNNNNNNNNNNNNNNNNNNNNNNNNNNNNNNNNNNNNNNNNNNNNNNNNNNNNNNNNNNNNNNNNNNNNNNNNNNNNNNNNNNNNNNNNNNNNNNNNNNNNNNNNNNNNNNNNNNNNNNNNNNNNNNNNNNNNNNNNNNNNNNNNNNN from Arachis ipaensis cultivar K30076 chromosome B09, Araip1.1, whole genome shotgun sequence includes these protein-coding regions:
- the LOC110266755 gene encoding uncharacterized protein LOC110266755; amino-acid sequence: MTTTTTTITSPTTTNTRRARVRCDAANAMGDGTWGSLGAGDGESWCSDGDGEGGNDGNINRLNEMSHYARAADFERPRLLLPQRVSHTLPPPDAIVPYLAEAGFGDTVPLKDFTFDNSLISALVERWRSEMHTFHLPWGEVTITLQDVVYHLDLRAHGNPVGGVPS